The nucleotide window aagctGATGAGAtcggaaaaaagagagaagaaaccgGCACCGTCTCTGCAGCGGCAACAGAAGCAGCAATTGTTTGAGCGAAAAAagaagccagggagggaggaaaggaaaagagctgAAAAGGGGGACAACGCTCAAGTGTCTCTAGGGGTGAAGAGAGCAGGGACCGGCGATTTGGGGGGGACCAGCTACAAAAGAAACTGTCACTGGGAGCGCTGCGGCTCAGGAGGAAGCAGAGCTCCCCGGCTCGGCTCCAGGGCACAGCTAGCTGGCGGCTGCTGCCCTGTCGGCGGCACGGACTGGGGGCACAGGCCAGGGGACCGCGAGAGGTTGGCGAAGTGGCACCGGGTGTCGGAGCCGCTGGGCTCTCGCCGACACGGCGGCAAGACTGGCTGTCCTCTAGCACTGTGGCGACTCCCCATACTCAGACCTTGGCCTGCGCTTCTCTGGACGCTCCCAATCTCCGGAGACCCCCCCCAGAAAactgggaaaggaagaagaagacgACGGCGGCAGCTCAATGAGCCTCTACAGTGGGAAGTCTGAGCTGGTTCGGTCGTAGGCGGGAAGTTACCGGTGGGCTGCCCTGTGCAGTCGCGATGCTGCAGCGCGCTGCCCTAGCAGCCCGAGCCCCATAGAAGCTTCCCGCAACGCTAGCTCCCTTCCTCACGCTGCTGGGAGTCCCGGGACCTGGTGGGGCCGGCATGACCGACTTGCCCGGGGCCCGCCGCGCGCCCGGCCGCCTCCGGAGACGCGCTCCGAGCCTGGCTCCCACGGCCTCTGAGGCTCCGCGGGGCTGCGGCAGCTCGGCGGGCGGGCTACGAAGCATTCCCACACGGCGTTAGCTTGCAGTTCGGCGCGAACGCGAATAAGGGATCCTCCTGAGAAGCCGAGGCCACTGACGAGTCATTACGACCTGTAACTTGAGGGCCACGGAACTGCTACTCCCGTTTGCCTTTGGCGATCGTCTTTAACCCTCCGGAGCACGTCAGCATCCAGCCGCCGCGGCGCTCTCCCTGCAGAGGAGGACTCAGGACTACCCCTTGCGTGAGACGGATGGAGACCGAGCCCCTCCGAGGACTTGCCCCAGCGGTTCTGGCTTGCGCGGCTCAAGTCACCACCGTGAACAAGGGTGGGTTAGTGCCTTTTCTTTCCCCCGAAATGTCTTTTCTTCCGCGGTGTTTTTTGCCCTGATCTAGTCCCTTAAGTCTCCGCACACATTTCTCCCAGAGATCTGTAGTGTAGGTACGTGACAGATCTGCTTACATTTTACGTCCAGAGTAATTTGCCAGGaatatatgtgtgtctatgtgtctttctgttgagtcaccagaattcttcacagggGTTAAGCTAAAAAGCAAGGAGCGGAGCCCCTCTCCAATGGTTCAGTTTTGCTGAATAATCACGTGTGAATCGAGGGGCGGGCTTTTGGCAGGCAGATCTTACTAGTATTTACTACCAAGCTCTACTCCAGATTAACCATCCCAGTCCTTCTGTCAGTCTCCGATGCCATCATGCAGCCTGGTTAGGAGCAAAGGAAacgggaaaaaagaaaaacaactaattCATCTTTTCCCGATCGTCAGGACCCTAAAGAATGGCCGAGCCTTGGGGGAACGAGTTGGCGTCCGCAGCTGCCAGGGGGGACCTAGAGCAACTTACTAGTTTGTTGCAAAATAATGTAAACGTCAATGCACAAAATGGATTTGGAAGGACTGCGCTGCAGGTTGGTATCAAGAGAGGTGGGGAAAACAGGTCAACAATGTTGCCTACGTGACCCGGGTTTCTGGAATAACGGCTTTAAAGCTTTCGGGGGTACAAAATTTCACTGTTTTTAAGCCTAGTTGGTTgccatattttatatctttaagtGGATCCAACTCTCCAAAATGACGTACTTTGAACGAACTCGTCAAATTCAATAACATCCTCGATATCAAGTGGGTTCTAGGTTTGGTCTTAATTTTTGGAATGTTTTTGTGACGGTAAGAATTTAAAAGGAGTCCCAGAAGCGccgaggtgtgtgtgtgtgtatgtgtgtgtgtgtgtgtgtgtgtgtgtgtgtgtaagacagcTCTGTAAACAcactattatgattattatttgaaGTAAATACACTGCTATTAGTGGTTTCCGTACTTTGCTCCAATAATTGACTTTAACGTTAATTTTCTTGACTACTGGTGAGGGTGTTTTTCCTTCAAATGCTTCAAGTTTTGACAAACGACCTTTCCTCGTTTGGACTAGGTGGCCTGGACACGGGGACAGGATGTACATTTCATAGTTAATGTAATACCATCCACCCATTCAGGATTAAGGAGGAATAAAAAGTTGAATTTTCTAATCAGAGCTCAGTTTGTAGTATTTTTGTCTCTGCGGTCATGCGGTGGTATGTTCTAATTTTCAGTTAATTAGATTACAAGCAAGAAATGAAATATGTCCAGCTACCAAGTATTGTACCTGATAATTTTTTCCTCCTATGGACGTTAGTTATCATGTAACTTAGTTGGAATggttagaaacagaaaaatggcaaAGTAGTCTTAAATAGTTGCTTTATCAGACTTCTGATGGTACTCTTCTGAACTATGCTTGTTTGGAAATGCAACATTTGAAGCTGTTTTTGAAAATCCTTTGGGGAGAAGGTTTTAGAGTGCTTTGTTTTAGTTACAAGAATTAGAAATTTAAGTGGCAGGAGATACACTATTAACAGACGAAGTTCAGTCTGTACATTTTAAATCAGAATATACTGACCTTGCAAAAATGTCAGTATTAAAGAGGCTTATGCATAGATACTAAATTATTTATCTTGTTATTTCAGGTAGATTCTGTgagataaggattttttttctttgtccaccTAGTAGTTTTTAATAGGTTTGATGATGACGGCAATGCTACGaatttaatatattgaaaagTTTCCTATTGAAAAATCCAAGATTTTATAAATCTCACAAGGAATGAGCAACTTAACCCATGTTCAGAATAAGATCTTACAGGACTTTTGACGAACAGGAAGGCTGAGAGATTAAtactgacaaaaaaaaagttttgacatttttaatacaACTTTGCAATCTTGTTTATATTAAGTACACTTATCAAGATACTAACACCCACTTATTGTGGCTTAATCCTAGTACATATaatgaaacacacacaaacaggagTCTCAAGGTTTATTTTCAGTATGTATAATCCTGACTCTGAAGTTGTGTCATAACTCAAGAAAGAActttctttcaaaacaatttccaatgttactattattttctgtaaaagatGGCAAATTTTCTTCTACAGTTATGTTCACTTAACTCCATTGCaaaagcttccccccccccccaaagggtGTAAGCTTTTCAATCAGGGTAATATCAAAGGCCTTAATCGCACATTTGCTTTACAAAGATCCAAGGTATCTGCCCTTATTCTTCCCAGTGCAGGTCCTTAAATGTGACTAAATCTTTAGAGGTAGTTGTGGCAAAAATTAGATTGTGCTAATATTTAACCGaaagtatatttttttgaaattctcaaaaaaaaattatgtataatttttaccATTACCCCAAAGGAAGGGCTAAGTCAGCAGGGTTTTATCAACAGGGAAGTTTAATATCTTGGCCATCTATATAGcttgcatttataaaatattattcattctaaatatattttattacttaatttgtaattatttttcaaacacaCAATTTAAAGAGGTGGATCATCTTTGTATGTATCTCCCAGtgtattatatttaatttcacaAACATTTCAGTGTCTACTATGTAatctatttattataaattagatTATTATGAATATacctaaatataaatgaaaccagTTAAAATGCTGAACTATTTTCTGGCATGTTAATGAGACTACACTTTTTTTCACAACTAAATTATATGTGTTGTATAATTGCATGCTGCTCTAcaagacattttataattatgaGAGCCTAACAGAGATCCCTATTAGGGTGAAATGTATTCAACAACAGTAGATAAGTCTTTATCATGTGAATTATTTGTATGTTGATAGCAAATTTTAATACCacattctgacttttaaaatgttggcAGTTTACAAATAGCTAGTCCTAAATATCTGATAATCACTGCAAAAGGAAATGAGGTGGCATCACCAGTTGATTATTAAATGCATCCAAACCCAAGACAAAATTGTCTGTcccaaaatacacattaaatatcttattttctcctttcttgctcACTTGAAAATCACTAGtcagaactttaagaaaaagtaagTAATATAGTAGGATGAccgttttattctttttaagaacaGTTGTCATATAGTCATCTCCTATCTAATGCATGGTGTATCATGAACTTAGTTTTAGATAAATCAGCATCACAAGCAATGTAGAAAACCGTTGCTTATTTAACACCTTAATAATCaggaacatttgaaaattttgagTGAAGGATTCTAAGCACTGAATACACCTACTAGCCAATATGAAATaacttgcaaagaaaaaaaatttaaaaaaaacactcgGAAATTTGAGCTATATCTATTTGGAGAGAActtgtgaaaattaataatttaagaaaatatcagaTCTGGTATTTTAATAGATCATTTTTATACTGGGTTATAGAGTCTAGTGTGTAGAAACACTTCTGTGGGGATTTTAAGAATCTCActctcatttcttttgggtagctatttagaaaataaattttacctaCATTTGATTTTTCATAACTAATACCCCAGGTTTTGTATTTTATGAGCATAAGCAAGCAAACAGAAGACTcccaaattccatttcttttcttttcataaattcaTGGAATTACACAGTTCTTTATGGGAGATAGAAAACTGAGTTGTGGGTGAATTTTACACAAGATGGACTGGTTCTATTTTATTGATCAATTTATCCTATTTTTGGACCTGTTTAAGATATTACATCATAGAAGCCCAATTTTTAGAAGCCCTCTTTTACCTACTAGTACCTTCTTTCCTGAAATTGAGTCCTTCAAACCCCATCATGTGGGTCTTCCCCAAGCACTCTTTCAcctaaaataaatacttacataaatagaaagaaagatggctattttaaaatattcctgtaGGAGCACTTGAAGGAttctcccattttctcttctctcctaggTTATGAAACTTGGAAATCCCGAGATTGCCAGGAGACTACTACTTAGAGGTGCTAATCCCGATTTGAAAGACCGAACTGGTTTCGCTGTCATTCACGATGCAGCCAGAGCAGGTTTCCTGGACACTTTACAGACTTTGCTGGAGTTTCAAGCTGATGTTAACATCGAGGATAATGAAGGGAACCTGCCCTTGCACTTGGCTGCCAAAGAAGGCCACCTCCCTGTGGTGGAGTTCCTTGTGAAGCACACAGCCACCAAAGTGGGGCATCGGAACCATAAGGGGGACACCGCCTGTGACTTGGCCAGGCTCTACCGGAGGAACGAGGTCGTTAGCCTGATGGAGGGAAACCAGGCAGAGGGAGCTTCGAATTTGCAATGAATATGGGGAGGGCTCTCCCACAGTGCCTTCTATTTTGTCAGTTAACTGGTTGGCTGTCCTATTTTACTATCActtgttaaaattcagttttgttaTACTTTAAGCAACTAGTTAAATCTTCTCAAACTGCTAAGTGGAAATCTTATTACAggtttatgaatatatttaagcaACATCTTTTTCACCTGCAAAATCCTGAGTTCTAACATGTAATTGCAaatagctttggttttctcctgAATATGTtatctttccttgactttttccTTGCTTCTCCCTTTGCCAGTCTCAAAACCCAACTTAagagactttgtttttaaaatggtttgtCCTGACTCTTCTTTTGCCTAATTAAACACTTTTTCAAAACAGGACaatgtttttctgttatttcctctATTACTCCCACACAGTTTGCCACTCGCTAAGGAGAAGTGTACTGAAAGATCACGATGCATTAAATCTTGACATTGGAGAAAATAGACCAATTGAAAAACTAGACGTATTCCATTGATGATTcagttattcttttctttctttcttcatgccTCCCCTCCAAAGATATTACTTGGTGACTAGTATTTCTGCTATACAACAAAATAAGGACAACATTTTTTGAAGACCATACCTGAAGTTATTTCATTATGAATTTATCCTAATGTTCAATCTTCCTCTTTTCTCAGAGTCAAGTTAAATAGTTGAAAAACAGGTTTCAGAGGTAGCGATCTGAAAACAAATATATGTTaactttaaaagtcttttttaaaagaaaatgccacCCTGAAAGTGCTTTCCactagtttgatttttttaaatcatgaagtcAAACAATTGGCTAAATAATATACTTCTCAAAATTTATACTATAAGTATACTGTCAAGCTTTTTCTCCCTGAATGtcagaaatgtaaaattacaaaatgtgaagtcctaaaatataatgcaaatacaaatttttaggggataaaaaatacaacaagaaaaaaatatataaattatgtaaggGTCATAACTAATTATGTATACATGTAAGGGTCTTAACTGCAGTATAATAAACATAGAAACTTTTACAATAAGTAAATAGGCCACTTCTATATATGGTACTTGATTCCCACAAAATTTTTTAGTAAAGGCtcataaaatctttttaagaatACATctagctaaaaattaaaaattttgaatgaaatagaaatataaaatttcaaagataatTGTTCAGTATCTACTACTTACtctaattttaattaaagatttCGCCAAAGGATTTCAATGCAGTTaccatttataaatttataaatacattattcATCATCTCCAACATGAACAAAGATGTTTTATGTGAAAGCTCCCCCCTCTGCTTTATAAGCTCCCTGCCCTAGctccaaaaagaacaaaatgcttCAAGGTTTATTGAAGGACATGTTTCTGATGCCTGCCCTAACAAGGATTGGAATAGTCGCAGGCAAGTggttttcaataatttattttctatgatataaaagaatataggagaaaatgtttaatCCCTTTAGCACTGAAGTTCACCTTCCTTAAGTGCAGTAAGACTTCAACTTCTGCCCCGTCTAACCACAAATTactgaatgaatatatttttgacACCAACATGATATTAAACTTCAaacacttattttaaagttttttttaagtagaaattgagatgttttgaagaaaaaagtgttgtgttttggattttaaaacCAGAATCAGCATACAAAATACACTGCTTGGGAAAGCTGAATACTTTCAAAACAAAAGGctattcctaaaaaaaataaaaacacttcttaTAAGTTTCAACTGTAAAGATGGACGTTTCTGAATTTAAAGTGGAGTTTCATAAACTTGCAAGACCCAGCATTAAAATTGCTCTttagaaatttcaaatataaaggcATAGGGTGTCTATTAAGCTAAACAGAAGTACTTCTACAGTTGCTTTGTTCTTAGGTGGTTGGAGCACAGTAAGGGGAGCGGGAGCGTCCTCTCTCTCTTCATTAGCCTAAATTTACTAAGCATTAAAACATCACCATATCTCTCTGGCTCTTCGCAGGAAATAGCTTTACTAATCtaagtattttagaaatgagtTTTGTGGTCCTCTCTAGGAAATATGAAAAACCATTATTCAATCTCTCAAAAACCTCGACAATAGTCAGCAAGACTTTGGACATGCGAATTGTATAGGATGGGAAGAAAAGGTGCTGCGGAGTTTAATGGGACCTAATTTACATCAAACTGAGGTGGAGAAGGGTCTGAACTTAATTCATATGCGGAGTGGAGAGAGAAGCGCAAGTTGATAGGATGATCAGACCCCCAAGAGACAACGCAATATAAAGGATGGAGGGTACTTCAGCAGGGATGCGCCCTCAGATTCAGTTCTTCACTGTGCCCGCATCCACTTTTGGAAACTTGGGCTCAGCCTTTGCTCAGAAAAGCTGAATTCAGGCTTACACCTGGGAGAAGAGGGGACACTAGCCAGATCTCAGGCCACGTTCTAGTCCTTGAGCCACTGAGCAAACTGCATTTTGCCATATTTCGGTAGAGAATCAATACTTTTCTGATCAACATTGCACATTTCACAATGGTGTGATGAGCTCCTCCTGCACACGCATTACACTGGTTGACTAATAATAGACAAAAGTATTCCATCCCGGGAAAACAATTCAATTGGTAATATTACAACATTTCCTATCCTGTTGATCAAACGAACGCTGTGGAATCCGTAGCCCAGGACTGGTTTCGAAATCTCAGTTCCCAAAAAGGTGCTTTCGGCTTTTGCCGGGGGCAGAAGTAAGAGTCCAGAAGCGCTGGAAGATCAGTgttggagagagaaagggtcGTACTCTCAGCCTTCCACACTGCCCTAAGCTACCTTCATCAAAAGGCtccggggggtgggagggtcgggggggggggtaaagCTCCGGTCTTGCTATCTCGAGACTGTTTTGATTTTACACGGCAgatccccccgccccacccgccaaaaaaaaaaaaaaaaagcagatccaCGGAGGGTCCTACTGAGAGGCAGGAGACAATCTTCCAGCCTGAGACCCAGGGTAAAGCTATGCCCATTGCCAACCTAACCCAAGCCGTCTATGCAGTGGCTGCGAAGACATCCTTTCTGTCCTTTACAAACTCTCCAGACTCCAAACGGCAGCTCCCGGCTCCCCAGTGAGGAAGCTGGAGCCCAGAGCTCCCTCAGGGCGCGCAGAAAAGCccggcgtgggggtgggggagtttcAAAACCGTTAGCtggcgttgtttttttttttttttcccctccctcgctaaggtttcttttcttttctcttcctgtccaaatatttcaaatttccGCGCCTTAAATAACAGTCTccttttatttagttagtttccTCGGCAGGTTTGGCCGCCCTCTTGTCTCTGCCCCCCAGCGGGCCCGGGGCGTCTCAGGCGCCTCGGTGCTGCCTCAACCCCCTGCGCGCTGCCCCCGGCCCAGGCTGCGTGGCCCAGAGCGCGCCCGCCGGAGCCACAGCCCCCTCTTGCCGCGACCTCGTTTGACCCGGCTCTTTGGGCACCCACAGCCAACTAAGGCCGCCCCCCACCCGGACGCCTGTCTACCTCCCAGCTCGACTTCCCTCCCCGGACTTTGGAGCCTTTTCTGCTTCGGGATTTGGATCCCGGTCGCCCTGGAGCGGCGGAAGGGCCGCAGGAATAGGAAAGCAGCGGAGGAGGCCAG belongs to Panthera tigris isolate Pti1 chromosome C1, P.tigris_Pti1_mat1.1, whole genome shotgun sequence and includes:
- the CDKN2C gene encoding cyclin-dependent kinase 4 inhibitor C, with product MAEPWGNELASAAARGDLEQLTSLLQNNVNVNAQNGFGRTALQVMKLGNPEIARRLLLRGANPDLKDRTGFAVIHDAARAGFLDTLQTLLEFQADVNIEDNEGNLPLHLAAKEGHLPVVEFLVKHTATKVGHRNHKGDTACDLARLYRRNEVVSLMEGNQAEGASNLQ